From the Nodularia sp. NIES-3585 genome, one window contains:
- a CDS encoding CU044_2847 family protein yields the protein MKEKKIAEFSLADGTKFLVEVDEPEGRGGIERASLPSGRQVLKVQQTFEEALENIKPVASTIISKLRDLNQPIDEVEVKFGLKLTADAGAIFASVGGEVSYEITLKWSSKGEG from the coding sequence ATGAAAGAAAAAAAAATAGCTGAGTTTTCCCTAGCAGATGGAACTAAATTTCTGGTGGAAGTGGATGAACCAGAAGGTCGTGGTGGAATTGAGCGAGCTTCGCTACCATCAGGAAGACAAGTCCTCAAGGTGCAGCAGACATTTGAAGAAGCCTTAGAGAACATTAAACCCGTTGCTTCTACTATTATCTCTAAATTACGCGACCTCAACCAGCCCATCGATGAGGTAGAGGTTAAATTTGGGCTGAAGTTAACGGCGGATGCTGGAGCAATTTTTGCGTCTGTTGGTGGCGAAGTTAGCTATGAAATTACTTTGAAATGGAGTAGTAAAGGTGAGGGTTAA
- a CDS encoding S-(hydroxymethyl)glutathione dehydrogenase/class III alcohol dehydrogenase, translated as MEVKAAIAYGAGKPLTIETVELSPPQAGEVLIEIKASGVCHTDAYTLSGNDPEGLFPAILGHEGAGVVVEVGTGVTSLKPGDHVIPLYTPECRQCEYCLSMKTNLCQAIRLTQGRGVMPDGTSRFSIGGEMLHHYMGTSTFANYTVLPEIAVAKIRPDAPFDKVCYIGCGVTTGVGAVINTAKVEPGANVIVFGLGGIGLNVIQGARMVGANMIIGVDINPTKRALAEKFGMTHFVNPQEVEGDLVPYLVDLTKGGADYTFECIGNVNVMRQALECCHKGWGVSVVIGVAGAGQEIRTRPFQLVTGRVWKGSAFGGARGRTDVPKIVDWYMDGKINIDDLITHVMPIEEINTAFDLMHKGESIRSVVTF; from the coding sequence ATGGAAGTTAAAGCAGCGATCGCTTACGGCGCGGGTAAGCCGTTAACTATAGAAACCGTGGAATTATCACCACCACAAGCCGGGGAAGTTTTAATTGAGATTAAAGCCTCTGGAGTTTGCCATACCGATGCTTATACCCTTTCTGGTAATGATCCTGAAGGTTTATTTCCCGCCATTTTGGGACACGAAGGCGCTGGTGTAGTGGTAGAGGTTGGTACTGGTGTCACTAGCCTGAAACCAGGAGATCATGTCATTCCCCTATATACTCCAGAATGCCGTCAGTGTGAATATTGCTTGAGCATGAAAACCAATCTTTGTCAAGCAATTCGCCTCACTCAAGGACGAGGTGTCATGCCCGATGGGACGAGTCGCTTTAGTATTGGTGGAGAAATGCTACATCACTACATGGGTACATCTACCTTTGCTAATTACACCGTGTTACCTGAAATTGCCGTAGCTAAAATTCGTCCAGATGCCCCCTTTGATAAAGTTTGTTATATCGGCTGCGGTGTAACTACTGGTGTGGGTGCAGTGATTAATACAGCTAAAGTAGAACCAGGGGCAAACGTGATAGTTTTCGGCTTAGGCGGTATTGGCTTAAATGTCATCCAAGGGGCGCGGATGGTAGGAGCGAATATGATTATTGGCGTAGATATTAATCCCACTAAACGGGCTTTAGCAGAAAAGTTTGGCATGACGCACTTTGTCAATCCCCAAGAAGTTGAAGGTGATTTAGTGCCTTATTTGGTGGACTTAACCAAAGGCGGTGCTGATTATACTTTTGAATGTATTGGCAATGTAAATGTGATGCGTCAAGCGTTAGAATGCTGCCATAAAGGTTGGGGCGTAAGTGTAGTTATTGGTGTGGCTGGTGCTGGACAAGAAATTAGGACTCGTCCTTTTCAACTGGTAACTGGACGCGTTTGGAAAGGTTCGGCCTTTGGTGGCGCTAGGGGGCGTACCGATGTGCCAAAAATTGTTGATTGGTATATGGATGGGAAAATAAATATTGATGATTTAATTACTCATGTCATGCCCATTGAGGAAATTAATACAGCGTTTGATTTGATGCACAAAGGTGAATCAATCCGCAGCGTAGTCACATTTTAA
- a CDS encoding caspase family protein has protein sequence MSPLGIATSHLTHVLELGEAQFWLLLVGVNQYQDDRLPSLRYSAVDCQGLAAALADATQRFPQTEERVHHDLTSQLPTLSTVRASLHEITAAAQPQDTILFYFSGHGMLEANSQAAFLCLADTQTDDLLNTGLGLQEILQLLGNSQAQTQLVWLDACHSGSLTFRGARSEIITPCLPNPTFQMVELLRQRAKQSKGFYALLSCDTNQKSWEFPELGHGVFTYYLMRGLRGEAADSQGVIDADGLYRYVYHQTRQYIEQTNQQLRLINQQNKSRGDTSLYSEYPQQTPKRIVEGVGEVILGLKPALVESSSVRQALILEGLATNQTTLAVSKLLRGVGGFELEYWPRSLEVTTQDLHSTIQTCLQTTESAPQNHPRIFATVLLYLRGRLEETEAGEPALVLAENIRLSRSWLRQQLRRSSYAQQIIILDCPVANEYAPLQDWVEDLQLGFEQGQCIIAAASPKNYPEKFAQGLYSTLKAAQPLGSLSAAAWITQLQLSYNHELPLHIWLSGTQGVIEVIPTNSGNRGVESTAAIDLGLCPYRGLRAFGEEDAQYFYGREMVVQQLISDLEERSFIAVVGASGSGKSSVVQGGLVAQLRRGKLLPGSADWLIRSFRPGANPLQALSRRLVDSGTEKEKVYQQMQVEAMLRQGGEKFAQWLRHRPEAMVVLVVDQFEELFTAASCEDRQRFLEVVLGALAYAPEKFKLIITLRADFIAPCLEVPKLVQLLQQSSVLLPPCLTEEEYRRIIINPAEKVGLTVEAELVEVLIQELHQSPGDLPLLEFVLEQLWEYRENAAMTLQAYQQHLGGIKGALESQAQAAYNSLDPEAQECARWIFLSLTQLGEGTEDTRRRVFKSELIVKKYPVALVERTLQVLIAAKLVVVNLEEEAEAFEEVTGISLGKTSTSFSPVTIEVAHEVLIRYWSTLRWWLEENRARLRSHRQIAQSAALWKNGGEQPDFLLQGVRLAEAEEIYINYTDEVSADIQRFIQACLIERQRQQKIEKNRLRKAQRTVGIMSILGLTAFGLAVLAYQQTQKAQLREIQALNSLSENLLLSDQNLEALLTSLKAGREVQRITPGIPINIQSQTATILQQAVYGTQERNRLTRNSWVTSVNFSPDGQILASGYADNSIQLWNSDGSLLATLTDHQDSVNSVSFSPDGQILASASGDNTIKLWSRDGKLLTTLTGHLHGVNDVNFSPDGEILASGSNDNTVRIWSRNGKLLANFIGHSRSINSVSFSPEGDTIASASNDGTVKLWSLDGRLLSTLPASTKEVLDVRFSPDGQTIASASADHTIKLWSRDGKLLRTIEGHSGGVWQVKFSPDGQIIASASADKTIKLWTRAGNLLGTLPGHSHEVNSLSFSPDSTRLASASDDNTIRLWKLERNLPRTFYGHQGSVNDVSFTADGNTIASLSSDKTMKLWNLNGQLLETLPSPIEDVTSISFTSDRNTVALASANQAIQIRQRDGTMLHTLKGHKHWVRSMSFSPDNQVLASASADKTIKLWSRDGRLLKTLSDHNGWVTNVKFSPDGKTIASAGADKTIKLWNRDGRLLKTLSGHSASVWSINFAPDGKTIASASQDKTVKLWGLDGSLVQTFQGHGDLVNHVSFSPDGKMIASASDDDTIKLWNISTGVLLKSFSGHNGGVKSVNFSPDGKMLISGGEDATIKVWNLEEIELQTLNLDQLLNHACDRLGDYLTTNPDITTEEYELCFGG, from the coding sequence ATGTCTCCACTCGGTATAGCTACCAGTCATTTAACCCATGTCCTAGAATTAGGAGAGGCACAATTTTGGCTGCTGTTGGTGGGTGTTAACCAATATCAAGATGATAGACTGCCCTCACTACGCTACTCGGCTGTTGATTGTCAGGGTTTAGCCGCAGCTTTAGCAGATGCAACCCAAAGATTTCCCCAAACCGAAGAAAGAGTTCACCACGATTTAACTTCTCAACTGCCGACTCTTTCGACAGTGCGTGCTAGCTTACACGAAATTACTGCGGCTGCTCAACCACAGGATACGATTTTATTTTATTTCTCTGGACATGGGATGCTAGAGGCAAATTCCCAAGCCGCATTTCTGTGTCTAGCAGATACTCAAACAGACGACTTACTCAACACTGGTTTAGGTTTACAGGAAATTTTGCAGTTGTTGGGAAATAGTCAGGCGCAGACTCAGTTAGTGTGGCTGGATGCTTGTCATAGTGGTAGCTTGACATTCCGAGGTGCTAGAAGTGAGATCATTACACCATGTTTGCCTAACCCGACATTTCAAATGGTGGAATTGTTACGCCAAAGGGCAAAACAAAGTAAAGGATTCTATGCTTTGCTTTCCTGTGATACTAATCAAAAATCTTGGGAATTTCCCGAATTGGGACATGGGGTATTTACTTATTATTTAATGCGTGGGTTGCGTGGTGAAGCTGCTGATTCCCAGGGTGTGATTGATGCTGATGGACTTTACAGATATGTTTATCATCAAACCCGCCAATATATTGAGCAAACTAATCAGCAATTACGACTGATTAATCAGCAAAACAAAAGTAGAGGCGATACTAGTCTGTATTCAGAATATCCCCAACAAACACCTAAGCGGATTGTAGAAGGAGTGGGGGAAGTTATTCTGGGATTAAAACCAGCCCTGGTAGAATCGTCTTCTGTGCGACAAGCATTAATATTGGAAGGACTGGCGACTAATCAGACTACTCTGGCTGTGAGTAAACTATTACGGGGTGTGGGTGGTTTTGAGTTAGAGTATTGGCCTCGCTCCCTAGAAGTTACCACTCAGGATTTACACTCGACTATTCAAACTTGTTTACAAACTACAGAATCAGCGCCGCAAAATCACCCCAGAATTTTTGCCACAGTCCTGTTATATTTACGTGGACGACTTGAGGAAACTGAAGCTGGTGAACCTGCCTTAGTTTTAGCAGAAAATATTCGGCTGAGTCGTTCCTGGTTAAGGCAACAGCTGAGGCGTTCAAGTTATGCCCAGCAAATCATTATTTTAGACTGCCCGGTGGCAAATGAGTATGCACCTCTACAAGATTGGGTGGAAGATTTACAACTAGGATTTGAGCAAGGGCAATGTATAATTGCGGCGGCTTCACCGAAAAATTATCCCGAAAAATTTGCCCAAGGTCTATACTCTACCTTAAAAGCAGCCCAGCCCCTAGGTAGCCTATCAGCTGCGGCTTGGATTACTCAATTGCAATTGTCCTATAACCATGAATTGCCGCTGCATATCTGGCTATCTGGGACACAAGGGGTAATTGAAGTTATACCTACTAATTCTGGCAATAGAGGTGTTGAGTCAACGGCAGCTATTGATTTAGGGCTTTGTCCTTACCGGGGATTGCGGGCTTTTGGGGAAGAAGATGCTCAGTATTTTTACGGTAGAGAAATGGTGGTTCAGCAATTAATTAGTGACTTAGAAGAAAGGTCATTTATTGCTGTTGTGGGGGCTTCTGGGAGTGGTAAGTCTTCTGTGGTACAGGGGGGATTAGTTGCCCAATTACGACGGGGAAAACTATTACCAGGGAGCGCAGACTGGTTGATTAGAAGCTTTCGCCCTGGTGCAAATCCCCTGCAAGCTTTATCACGCCGCTTAGTGGATAGCGGGACTGAAAAAGAAAAAGTTTATCAGCAAATGCAAGTAGAGGCAATGTTGCGCCAGGGGGGAGAAAAATTTGCTCAGTGGCTGCGTCATCGCCCAGAAGCAATGGTAGTTTTGGTAGTAGACCAGTTTGAAGAATTATTTACCGCTGCATCCTGTGAAGATAGACAGCGTTTTTTAGAAGTTGTTTTAGGGGCGTTGGCATATGCACCAGAAAAGTTTAAATTAATTATTACCTTGCGGGCAGATTTTATCGCTCCCTGTTTAGAAGTACCAAAATTGGTGCAGTTGTTGCAGCAGTCGAGTGTACTTTTACCTCCCTGCTTAACTGAAGAGGAGTATCGCCGGATTATTATTAACCCGGCTGAAAAAGTTGGTTTAACAGTAGAGGCGGAATTGGTAGAAGTGCTAATACAGGAGTTACACCAATCTCCAGGGGATTTACCACTATTAGAATTTGTTCTGGAACAGTTGTGGGAATACCGCGAAAATGCTGCCATGACTTTACAAGCCTACCAACAACATTTGGGCGGGATTAAAGGAGCGTTGGAAAGTCAAGCCCAAGCTGCTTACAACAGTTTAGACCCAGAGGCTCAAGAGTGCGCCCGGTGGATTTTTCTGTCGCTGACTCAGTTGGGTGAGGGTACAGAAGATACTCGGCGAAGGGTATTCAAATCTGAGTTAATTGTCAAAAAATATCCGGTTGCATTGGTAGAAAGAACTTTACAAGTGTTAATTGCTGCCAAATTGGTAGTTGTGAACTTGGAAGAAGAGGCAGAGGCGTTTGAGGAAGTGACAGGGATTAGTTTAGGAAAAACTTCTACCTCATTTTCTCCTGTAACTATAGAAGTAGCTCACGAAGTGTTGATTCGCTACTGGTCAACATTGCGCTGGTGGTTGGAGGAAAATCGGGCTAGGTTGCGATCGCATCGTCAAATTGCCCAATCAGCAGCTTTGTGGAAAAATGGTGGTGAACAACCAGACTTTCTTTTGCAAGGTGTTCGCCTCGCCGAAGCTGAAGAAATTTATATTAATTATACTGACGAAGTATCTGCGGATATCCAACGTTTTATTCAAGCTTGTTTAATTGAAAGACAACGCCAACAAAAAATTGAAAAAAATCGCCTCAGAAAAGCTCAAAGAACTGTGGGAATTATGAGTATTCTGGGGCTGACTGCTTTCGGTTTAGCTGTTTTAGCTTATCAACAAACTCAAAAAGCCCAGTTACGAGAGATACAAGCTTTAAATTCCTTATCGGAAAACTTACTCCTTTCTGATCAGAATTTAGAAGCATTACTCACTAGCCTCAAAGCTGGGAGAGAAGTACAAAGAATTACACCGGGAATTCCTATAAATATTCAATCTCAAACGGCAACTATCCTCCAACAGGCAGTTTATGGAACTCAAGAACGTAACCGCTTAACTCGTAATTCTTGGGTTACCAGCGTGAATTTTTCACCGGATGGTCAAATATTGGCTTCTGGTTATGCTGATAATAGTATCCAACTTTGGAATAGTGATGGCAGCTTACTGGCAACTCTTACAGATCATCAAGATAGTGTAAATAGTGTCAGTTTTTCACCGGATGGTCAAATATTGGCTTCTGCTAGTGGTGACAATACCATTAAACTTTGGAGTCGTGATGGTAAGTTACTCACAACTCTCACTGGTCATCTTCATGGTGTAAATGATGTGAATTTCTCACCGGATGGTGAAATCTTAGCCAGTGGTAGCAATGACAATACCGTAAGAATCTGGAGTCGCAATGGCAAGTTACTCGCAAATTTTATCGGGCATAGCCGGAGTATAAATAGCGTCAGTTTTTCACCAGAAGGTGATACCATTGCCTCAGCTAGTAATGATGGCACAGTTAAACTTTGGAGTTTGGACGGTAGGTTGTTATCAACCTTACCAGCAAGTACGAAAGAGGTTTTGGATGTCCGTTTTAGCCCGGATGGACAGACTATTGCTTCCGCTAGTGCTGATCATACGATTAAACTCTGGAGTCGAGACGGTAAGTTGCTTAGAACGATAGAAGGGCATAGTGGTGGTGTTTGGCAAGTCAAGTTTTCTCCTGATGGTCAGATAATTGCTTCAGCCAGTGCTGATAAAACTATCAAACTTTGGACTCGTGCAGGTAACTTGTTAGGTACTTTGCCAGGACATAGCCATGAGGTTAATAGTTTAAGTTTTAGCCCAGATAGCACTAGACTCGCGTCGGCTAGTGATGACAATACTATCCGATTATGGAAACTAGAAAGAAATTTACCCAGAACTTTTTACGGGCATCAAGGTAGTGTCAATGATGTCAGCTTCACGGCTGATGGTAATACTATTGCCTCTTTGAGTTCAGACAAGACTATGAAACTCTGGAATTTGAATGGTCAGTTACTTGAAACTTTGCCTTCGCCCATTGAAGATGTGACCAGCATTAGTTTTACCAGTGATAGAAATACAGTGGCTTTGGCAAGTGCAAACCAAGCTATTCAGATTCGTCAACGAGATGGTACTATGCTGCATACCCTCAAAGGACATAAGCATTGGGTCAGGAGTATGAGTTTCAGCCCTGATAATCAAGTTCTGGCTTCTGCTAGTGCAGACAAAACTATCAAACTCTGGAGTCGAGACGGTCGTTTGTTGAAAACTCTTTCAGATCATAATGGTTGGGTGACTAATGTGAAATTTAGCCCGGATGGTAAAACTATCGCCTCTGCTGGTGCGGACAAAACTATTAAACTCTGGAACCGAGACGGTAGGCTGCTGAAAACTCTGTCTGGACACAGTGCTAGTGTATGGAGTATTAATTTTGCTCCCGATGGTAAAACTATTGCTTCAGCTAGTCAGGACAAAACGGTTAAACTCTGGGGTTTAGATGGTTCACTAGTTCAAACCTTTCAGGGACATGGCGATTTGGTGAATCATGTCAGCTTCTCGCCGGACGGCAAAATGATCGCTTCAGCTAGTGATGATGATACTATCAAACTCTGGAATATTAGCACTGGTGTTTTGCTAAAAAGTTTCTCTGGGCATAATGGCGGTGTTAAAAGCGTTAATTTCAGTCCTGATGGTAAAATGCTGATTTCTGGGGGTGAGGATGCCACTATTAAAGTGTGGAACCTAGAGGAGATAGAACTGCAAACATTAAACCTCGATCAGCTGTTGAATCATGCTTGCGATCGCCTGGGTGATTATCTGACCACGAACCCTGATATTACTACAGAAGAGTATGAACTGTGTTTTGGTGGCTAA
- a CDS encoding DUF29 domain-containing protein, translating to MQTPETEETAVNQKANLYKTNFSAWTQQQSQLLRHQQWNQLDLPNLIAEIESWSKQERQELRNRLSILIGHLLKWEFQSAKRSRSWLATIRVERREILKLLSEHSRLKPYLEEALPQAYENARDLASGETNLPLSTFPQQCLYTLAEIMSDRFYPSSEATNDDLMES from the coding sequence ATGCAGACACCAGAAACCGAAGAAACAGCAGTAAACCAGAAAGCCAACCTCTATAAAACCAACTTTTCCGCTTGGACTCAGCAACAATCCCAACTGCTGCGTCATCAACAATGGAACCAGCTTGACTTGCCCAATTTAATTGCGGAGATCGAATCCTGGAGTAAACAGGAACGTCAAGAATTGCGAAATCGCCTCAGCATATTAATTGGGCATTTACTCAAATGGGAATTTCAATCAGCAAAACGCAGTCGTAGTTGGTTGGCAACTATTCGAGTAGAACGGCGAGAAATTCTCAAGTTACTCAGCGAACATTCTCGTCTGAAGCCTTACCTCGAAGAAGCACTCCCACAAGCCTATGAAAATGCTAGAGATTTAGCATCGGGTGAAACTAACTTGCCACTCTCGACTTTTCCCCAGCAATGTCTGTATACTTTGGCAGAAATTATGAGCGATCGCTTTTATCCATCCTCTGAAGCTACAAATGATGATTTGATGGAATCATAG
- a CDS encoding trypsin-like peptidase domain-containing protein, with protein MNAIDFNSHKNSIIRIFYQDDVVGIGFLVAEKYALTCAHVVGEALFISDSIANIPDGEIQVDFPLANSTEKIKATVVHWHPTSDLNSDLIIEDIAVLKLEHLPSQAQPTRLIVSENISKHPFKVFGCPQGVAFGVWATGVLSEQNAKQWVQLEDTKVTGYAIAKGFSGSPVWDEQLQGVVGMVVAADSRREAAKVSFMIPIQTLVKAWQYLESVVIGSKPIEKSINPALLPAKRRFLEQRKQQFEENIEAVSKQMSFESNLANYLNLERQITFYFEELKKIEREFSDF; from the coding sequence ATGAATGCTATTGATTTTAATAGTCATAAAAATTCAATTATTCGGATATTTTATCAGGATGATGTAGTCGGTATTGGCTTTCTGGTGGCAGAAAAATATGCTTTGACTTGCGCTCATGTCGTGGGAGAGGCGTTATTCATTTCTGACTCGATAGCAAACATCCCTGATGGAGAAATTCAGGTTGATTTTCCCTTAGCTAATTCAACTGAAAAAATTAAGGCGACGGTTGTTCATTGGCATCCTACATCTGACTTAAATTCGGATCTCATAATTGAAGATATTGCTGTTTTAAAGCTGGAACATTTACCTTCTCAAGCCCAACCAACTCGGTTGATTGTATCAGAAAATATCTCAAAGCATCCATTTAAAGTTTTTGGTTGTCCCCAGGGTGTTGCTTTTGGAGTTTGGGCAACTGGGGTATTATCAGAGCAAAATGCTAAACAATGGGTACAACTGGAAGATACTAAGGTGACTGGATACGCTATTGCAAAAGGATTTAGTGGTTCTCCGGTTTGGGATGAACAATTACAGGGAGTAGTTGGGATGGTAGTTGCAGCAGATAGTCGCCGAGAAGCTGCAAAAGTCTCTTTTATGATTCCCATTCAAACTTTAGTCAAGGCTTGGCAATATTTGGAGTCAGTTGTTATTGGAAGTAAGCCCATAGAGAAGTCAATTAATCCAGCTTTATTACCAGCCAAGAGAAGGTTTCTTGAACAACGGAAGCAACAGTTTGAGGAAAATATTGAAGCGGTGAGTAAGCAGATGAGTTTTGAGTCCAATTTAGCTAATTATTTGAATTTGGAAAGACAAATTACTTTCTATTTTGAAGAGCTTAAAAAGATTGAACGAGAATTTTCTGATTTTTAG
- a CDS encoding DUF6006 family protein, with protein sequence MNKILTSVLLAITASSVILAPGVNATTYGRRNPTDVILPDWAGKWNCNLDGRQAVLELNLADTRVCKNGVCTTTAGTRIAGRVSDNGGAWVSIEQRAFAAGDPQSSRRDHILPLRYKNTDNWLLIMHTMNRNIASGYTSWNGIPFGLQCRKS encoded by the coding sequence ATGAATAAAATACTGACAAGTGTACTTTTAGCAATAACGGCTAGTTCTGTAATTTTAGCGCCAGGTGTTAACGCCACCACCTACGGACGGCGCAACCCTACGGATGTAATTCTCCCTGACTGGGCGGGAAAATGGAATTGCAATTTGGATGGTCGTCAAGCTGTGTTAGAACTTAATTTAGCGGATACCAGAGTATGTAAAAATGGTGTATGTACGACAACTGCCGGCACAAGAATTGCCGGACGTGTCAGCGATAATGGCGGTGCGTGGGTATCGATTGAACAGAGAGCTTTTGCTGCTGGTGATCCCCAGTCTTCGCGGCGAGATCATATATTGCCCTTGCGGTATAAAAATACAGACAACTGGTTGCTGATTATGCACACCATGAATCGTAACATTGCTAGTGGTTATACTAGTTGGAATGGCATCCCCTTTGGGTTACAGTGCCGGAAATCTTAA
- a CDS encoding MFS transporter gives MNRNFWITALIAFINSLSLTILIPIIYLYGKRFGLSDFQTSLLFSTYSIAQFLATPVIGKLSDRFGRKPLLIISLAGTVIANLIAGTATTAGILFLARFLDGITGGNASVAQAIISDVTTSENRARGFGVYGAAFGLGFVLGPVTSLLAQQISLGAAFLVSSAVAFVGLLVTIFLLPETLEHKADKAQNIFDLGLGNLISGLAMPKVGVLLVINFFIGTTFTIFTFAFQPYFINVLGQNSESLTLMFLAFGVLGVIMQTWGVSILSQKFNLVNILFLALFIRSLSFVIMPIWQNIIYFVVVSIFFSLFNSLVQPMINTLISLNAKAQDQGTAMGLNASYLSISNGIGPVIAGTLIHQSHPITYGYPLYLAGFLTFLVLFLAILGRKKYALE, from the coding sequence ATGAATCGAAATTTTTGGATTACCGCCTTAATTGCTTTTATTAACTCCCTGAGTTTGACCATTTTAATTCCCATTATCTATCTTTATGGCAAGCGATTTGGTCTCAGCGATTTCCAGACTAGTTTGTTATTTTCGACTTACTCTATAGCTCAATTTTTGGCAACGCCTGTTATTGGTAAACTTTCAGATCGCTTTGGACGTAAACCTTTATTGATTATCAGTTTAGCTGGGACTGTAATTGCTAACTTAATCGCTGGAACTGCGACAACAGCAGGGATTCTCTTTTTAGCGCGATTTCTGGATGGCATAACTGGAGGTAATGCTTCTGTTGCTCAGGCAATTATTTCCGATGTCACCACTTCAGAAAACCGAGCCAGAGGGTTTGGGGTTTATGGAGCAGCATTTGGTTTGGGTTTTGTATTGGGGCCAGTTACGAGTTTGCTAGCGCAGCAGATTTCTTTGGGGGCGGCTTTTTTAGTTTCGAGTGCCGTTGCATTTGTAGGACTTTTAGTAACAATCTTTCTTTTACCTGAAACCCTGGAACACAAAGCTGACAAGGCGCAAAACATTTTTGATCTAGGTTTAGGAAACTTAATTAGCGGTTTGGCTATGCCGAAAGTTGGTGTACTTTTAGTAATCAACTTTTTTATTGGCACTACCTTCACCATTTTTACCTTTGCTTTTCAACCCTACTTTATTAATGTGTTGGGTCAAAATAGCGAGTCTTTGACGCTGATGTTTCTAGCCTTTGGAGTCCTGGGCGTAATCATGCAGACTTGGGGAGTTTCAATTCTCAGTCAGAAATTTAATCTAGTAAATATATTATTTCTAGCTTTATTTATCCGCAGTTTGTCTTTTGTTATCATGCCAATTTGGCAGAATATCATTTATTTTGTAGTAGTTTCCATCTTCTTTTCTCTATTCAATTCTCTAGTTCAACCCATGATTAATACACTAATTTCTCTGAATGCTAAAGCACAAGACCAGGGAACTGCTATGGGTTTGAACGCATCTTATTTAAGTATATCTAATGGTATTGGTCCGGTGATTGCTGGCACACTGATTCATCAATCGCATCCCATAACCTATGGCTATCCTTTATATTTAGCCGGATTCCTGACTTTTTTAGTATTATTTTTAGCGATACTTGGTCGCAAAAAATATGCTCTAGAATGA
- the fghA gene encoding S-formylglutathione hydrolase — protein sequence MTNLNLLSEYQSFGGKLGFYSHLSSTCKSEMRFAVYQPPQATQQPVPVLYFLSGLTCTEENFMVKAGAQRYASEYGLILVTPDTSPRNTGIVGEDEDWDFGTGAGFYVDATEEPWHQHYQMYSYIVEELPGIIAANFPIQPDRQGIFGHSMGGHGALLCAMRNPQLYKSVSAFAPIAAPMRSPWGQKTFNRYLGSNQETWRNYDASELVRQLGYHSLILIDQGTADQYLAEQLLPEVFEQACKSVNQPVNLRYQTDYDHSYYFIASFIEDHIRHHAIALSESYSNLTKK from the coding sequence ATGACCAATCTCAATCTGCTATCAGAATATCAAAGCTTTGGCGGCAAACTCGGCTTTTACTCTCACCTGTCTTCAACCTGTAAAAGTGAAATGCGCTTCGCTGTCTATCAACCACCACAAGCCACTCAACAGCCAGTACCCGTTCTCTATTTCCTTTCAGGCTTGACTTGTACTGAAGAGAATTTTATGGTCAAGGCTGGGGCGCAGCGTTATGCATCTGAGTACGGCTTGATATTAGTTACACCAGATACTAGCCCCCGTAACACTGGTATTGTGGGTGAAGATGAAGATTGGGATTTTGGTACAGGCGCGGGCTTTTATGTGGATGCTACCGAGGAACCTTGGCATCAACATTACCAAATGTATAGTTATATTGTCGAAGAATTACCTGGGATAATTGCCGCAAATTTTCCCATACAACCTGATAGACAAGGTATTTTTGGTCATTCAATGGGAGGACATGGGGCGCTACTATGTGCCATGAGAAACCCGCAACTATATAAATCAGTTTCAGCGTTTGCACCTATTGCCGCACCGATGCGTTCTCCTTGGGGTCAAAAGACGTTCAATCGTTATCTAGGGAGTAATCAAGAAACGTGGCGTAATTATGATGCTAGTGAATTAGTCCGACAACTAGGATATCACAGTCTGATTTTGATTGACCAAGGAACTGCTGATCAATATTTAGCTGAACAATTACTCCCAGAGGTGTTTGAACAAGCTTGTAAATCTGTGAATCAGCCTGTTAATTTACGTTATCAAACAGACTACGACCACAGTTATTATTTTATCGCTAGCTTTATTGAAGACCATATCCGCCATCATGCGATCGCACTGAGTGAAAGTTACTCAAATTTGACAAAAAAATAA